One region of Streptomyces sp. NBC_00442 genomic DNA includes:
- a CDS encoding type I polyketide synthase, which produces MTDSPEQDYDPGDVAVIGMSLRAPGARNKEQFWDNLVNGRESVSFLAKDDILVDETLIHSPFYVRACGVLEGYDQFDPSVFGISDRMAAAMTPENRLFLESAWETLEDGGYDPDRLKAEIGMYGANNPQTAALYSSPPDRVSVGPEAIEASLAWSPDTMTSNALYYMGLTGEAVTVAAVCAGFHYAVHLACQSLLLGQTDMAIAGGAMVRLPHPRGHLWEENRVLSKDGHCRPFDANGTGTALSSGVVTVLLKPVAQAVADRDHIYAVVKGSAVNNNGVSAMAYGLAQPERLSACIANAMEVGGVTPDTVSMYEANGLGLPMTDELEVHAADMAFGKQTATTSIGGVKGNVGHGGVVSGGFGAMKAALALYHRKLPETINLTEVNQDIDFPSTPFVPQRETADWDPEPGIRRAGITSLGGGGYNAHLVLEEPPALAGRAPEDAGRPRLATLSALDDDALARQRTRLKEWLAAHPEQRLDDICYSLNLGRKVMARRWAAVVRSRDELIAALSEESPGGGVTSTAAAPHVDASSFQRGDNGILSSGTDTRALSGLAAAWVSGERVDFGALHLGETSHRVPLPTYPFLPRRFWRTDW; this is translated from the coding sequence ATGACCGACAGCCCCGAGCAGGACTACGACCCGGGCGATGTTGCCGTCATCGGCATGTCGCTTCGCGCCCCCGGAGCCAGGAACAAAGAGCAGTTCTGGGACAACCTCGTCAACGGCAGGGAGTCCGTGTCGTTCCTCGCCAAGGACGACATCCTGGTCGACGAGACCCTGATCCACAGCCCGTTCTACGTGCGTGCCTGCGGCGTGCTCGAAGGGTACGACCAGTTCGATCCGTCGGTGTTCGGCATCAGCGACCGCATGGCGGCGGCGATGACCCCGGAGAACCGGCTGTTCCTGGAGAGCGCGTGGGAGACGCTCGAGGACGGGGGGTACGACCCGGACCGCCTGAAGGCCGAGATAGGCATGTACGGCGCCAACAACCCGCAGACCGCCGCGCTCTACAGCTCCCCGCCGGACCGGGTGTCGGTCGGCCCCGAGGCGATCGAGGCGAGTCTGGCGTGGTCGCCGGACACCATGACGTCGAACGCGCTGTACTACATGGGGCTGACCGGGGAGGCCGTCACCGTCGCCGCCGTCTGTGCCGGTTTCCACTACGCGGTGCACCTGGCCTGTCAGTCGCTGCTGCTCGGCCAGACCGACATGGCGATCGCGGGCGGCGCGATGGTCCGCCTGCCGCACCCGCGCGGTCACCTGTGGGAAGAGAACCGCGTGCTGTCCAAGGACGGCCACTGCCGCCCCTTCGACGCCAACGGCACCGGCACCGCACTGTCCAGCGGCGTCGTCACGGTGCTGCTGAAGCCGGTCGCCCAGGCCGTCGCCGACCGCGACCACATCTACGCCGTGGTCAAGGGCTCCGCCGTCAACAACAACGGTGTCAGCGCGATGGCCTATGGCCTGGCCCAGCCCGAGCGGCTCAGCGCGTGCATCGCCAACGCCATGGAGGTCGGTGGCGTCACCCCGGACACCGTGTCGATGTACGAGGCCAACGGCCTCGGCCTGCCCATGACCGACGAACTGGAGGTCCACGCGGCGGACATGGCGTTCGGCAAGCAGACCGCCACCACCTCGATCGGCGGGGTCAAGGGCAATGTGGGCCACGGCGGTGTGGTGTCGGGAGGCTTCGGCGCGATGAAGGCCGCGCTGGCCCTCTATCACCGCAAGCTCCCGGAGACCATCAACCTGACGGAGGTCAATCAGGACATCGACTTCCCCAGCACCCCGTTCGTCCCGCAGCGCGAAACGGCGGACTGGGATCCGGAGCCCGGCATCCGCCGCGCGGGCATCACCTCGCTCGGGGGCGGCGGTTACAACGCCCACCTGGTCCTGGAGGAGCCGCCGGCCCTCGCCGGGCGCGCCCCCGAGGACGCCGGCAGGCCACGGCTCGCCACGCTGTCCGCCCTGGACGACGACGCACTGGCCCGTCAGCGCACGAGGCTGAAGGAGTGGCTCGCGGCCCATCCCGAGCAGCGTCTGGACGACATCTGTTACAGCCTCAACCTGGGGCGCAAGGTGATGGCCCGCCGGTGGGCGGCCGTCGTGCGCAGCCGCGACGAGCTGATCGCGGCCCTGTCCGAGGAGTCCCCCGGCGGCGGGGTCACCTCGACCGCCGCCGCGCCGCACGTGGACGCGAGCTCCTTCCAGCGCGGCGACAACGGGATCCTGAGCTCCGGGACGGACACGCGGGCGCTGTCGGGTCTGGCGGCCGCCTGGGTGAGCGGCGAGCGGGTCGACTTCGGCGCCCTGCACCTGGGGGAAACCAGCCACCGCGTGCCGCTGCCCACCTATCCGTTCCTGCCGCGCCGGTTCTGGCGTACGGACTGGTGA
- a CDS encoding MbtH family NRPS accessory protein, whose amino-acid sequence MSGNPFDAGGEADWLVVTNTGGQHALWRPCLDMPRGWQVVHRDPDRDAALDYVERHATTVAGAHRGHE is encoded by the coding sequence ATGAGCGGCAACCCTTTCGATGCCGGCGGCGAGGCCGACTGGCTCGTGGTGACGAACACCGGCGGACAGCACGCGTTGTGGCGGCCCTGTCTGGACATGCCGCGGGGCTGGCAGGTCGTGCACCGCGACCCGGACCGCGACGCCGCCCTCGACTACGTCGAACGGCACGCCACCACGGTGGCGGGAGCACACCGGGGGCACGAGTGA
- a CDS encoding polyketide synthase, translating to MPHERAVRDAHALSEILLSRVAELMDSPDEAVDRWTPMHQYGLDSVKFSTLAAAMSDLLGWKVPVTWMWQYPTVDALSRALAEGPRSATKSAPSKDHRAASHEPIAIVGIGCRFPGGPDPSAFWQLLSEGRDAVGPVPAARRDLLGDAVRWGGFIDGIDRFDPLFFGISPREAVQMDPQQRLILELAWEALEDAGIAPGSLAGTETGVFMASCWGDYAALAHYRGPDVQITPHTATGMHDGIIANRVSYVLGLQGPSMAIDAACAGSLVSVHTGCQSLWMGESDLVLAGGVNLSFVSDYYTAMDAMGALAPDGRCKSFDARADGYVRGEGAGVVVLAPLSVALERELPVYCVIKGSSSQNDGVSNGMTAPNPQAQELMLRNAYRRAGIAPAQVDYIECHGSATPLGDPIEANAIGAVLGGDRKDPLLLGSVKSNVGHLEAAAGIVGLVKLALSIRNGVLPPSLHYAAPNPQIMFEEYNLAVQDRLTPWPRRSDARRGGVSSFGFGGAISHVVVEELPRPEGALVLLAGDSREALAERAAALRDETDLRAVCQRAPGEGGFRLAVTARSMPELRTKLDAFHAGAPAEGLSVGEPAARAPRVAFLFSGNGSQWVGMGRQLLAGMPVFRRSMMRSDRRMRELVGFSLVEQLLAPDGRIDDMDVFQPLLFSLQVALADAWRSLGVEPDVVVGQSVGEFAAAHIAGALDFQDASRLAAHHGRLLQHLAVGRGDGLAVMAGADVTGQYLTEGLTLSGYNGLNSTLVTGTSQDIDDLARHLTEDGVTSHRVRMGHAPHSPLIDHVLAPLTAELDGIVPRTTRIPMISTVTGERVDGAELGPGYWAANLRQEIHMVGALTALRDHDIDAVVEISPHPLLLKSVSEILPAATLPSLRRGADEASTLLGSLGALYAAGLSVTPAPFLAGDGGRHVAPGRGGGATAEARPYLVPVTARTAAALTDTCRELSNHVERHPGLRVSDLSYTLATRRTHHNHRIALFARDRQDVLDGLARIAAGQPHPDIVTGTVTGGGDRRVALVFSGGGTQWVGMGRELMASHAGFRGWMNACDAAVRAAGGCSVLDELVAPADRSRFEEMDFQQPVLFALQVSLAKVWLDLGIEPAAVVGHSLGEVAAACVAGALSLEDAARVVVARSHLLERKAAAGAMISVDLPEHELLPRLVPYAEHAAIAVVNSPTSAAVSGSPEAVAALEADLERDGISTRRIRVERPVHSPGMDPLTEPLRARIDGITPRANTIEFRSTALADTVNPVVDVDYWVHNLRNQVRFAETIASLVDDGVGTFIEIGPHETLRGAVEEIALARGVQVHAVNSLRRDESDVRCLLGAAASLYVRGLPLTYDSLFTDDVEVVETPLVPWQKDRYWLDTAPRPQALASAPAAEPAAEPVAATVRPAAAEAAPGRPLGDVVLDEIADAVGVPASQFGQGTHLREFGLDSMLALRLVNRLQSLFGHRVSPVVFLDGRTVPEVVGHIVETIEGPAAAPPAAAKDPAPAPVPAAKAAQVPGPRDFLDDLSELDAEELVEELVARGLLDPADTPAAQRLRAGGLGLAVAPASHGQASLWFMQMVAPDAVPYNFMVAARIRTKVDETALEDAVRTVMERHPALRTLFVEAGGSPYQVVLDEPVYEFVVVDSADLDDEEAREELAEYGHLPLDMDNGPLVRVVLMARGPADHYLLVLVHHIASDAASADVMIRELQEYYEGADPADGEPVSPYTEFVEWERQWLAGPAADAALRWWSRELADPPARVELSSMERPPGVTYEGRDLTLRWSREETRLLREFAVREGVSISSVVLAGFFATLNRAAGAEDSVLATAIAQRGEPGWESAIGYYLNTVLVRAHPAGDRSFRDLLREVHAFSLGLLEHMNYPLDLLASALKPPRAEGRSPWFDVVVNWLSSDAFPRSVKLFHGIGDTIEPDGALPLEPLQVRRHLAKFDLEISMADIDGEVVGHIQYKPSYLERQTVTDLLALYRTVLFDSIARPDLALQDVAPSIRPQGADQ from the coding sequence ATGCCCCACGAGCGCGCAGTGCGAGATGCGCATGCCCTGTCAGAGATTCTGCTGTCGCGTGTCGCCGAGCTGATGGACTCACCCGATGAGGCCGTGGATCGCTGGACACCGATGCACCAGTACGGCCTCGACTCCGTCAAGTTCTCCACGCTCGCCGCGGCAATGTCGGATCTGCTTGGCTGGAAAGTGCCCGTCACGTGGATGTGGCAGTACCCGACGGTCGACGCACTGTCCCGTGCACTCGCCGAAGGCCCGCGTTCCGCGACGAAGTCCGCTCCGAGCAAAGACCACCGGGCGGCGTCGCACGAACCCATCGCCATCGTGGGCATCGGCTGCCGCTTCCCGGGCGGACCGGACCCGTCCGCGTTCTGGCAGCTGCTGTCCGAGGGCCGGGACGCCGTCGGCCCGGTGCCGGCCGCGCGGCGCGACCTGCTGGGCGACGCGGTGCGCTGGGGCGGATTCATCGACGGCATCGACCGGTTCGATCCGCTGTTCTTCGGCATCTCGCCGCGCGAAGCCGTCCAGATGGACCCCCAGCAGCGTCTGATCCTGGAACTGGCCTGGGAGGCACTGGAGGACGCGGGCATCGCGCCCGGCAGCCTCGCCGGCACCGAGACCGGCGTGTTCATGGCCTCCTGCTGGGGCGACTACGCGGCGCTGGCGCACTATCGCGGGCCCGACGTCCAGATCACCCCGCACACGGCGACCGGCATGCACGACGGCATCATCGCCAACCGCGTCTCCTACGTACTCGGCCTGCAGGGCCCCAGCATGGCCATCGACGCCGCCTGCGCGGGATCCCTCGTCTCCGTGCACACGGGCTGTCAGTCCCTCTGGATGGGCGAGAGCGACCTGGTGCTGGCCGGCGGAGTCAACCTGAGCTTCGTCTCCGACTACTACACCGCCATGGACGCGATGGGCGCGCTCGCCCCGGACGGCCGCTGCAAGTCCTTCGACGCACGGGCCGACGGCTATGTCCGCGGCGAGGGCGCCGGAGTGGTCGTCCTTGCGCCCCTGAGCGTGGCCCTGGAACGCGAGCTTCCGGTGTACTGCGTGATCAAGGGCAGCTCGTCCCAGAACGACGGCGTGAGCAACGGGATGACCGCGCCCAACCCGCAGGCGCAGGAACTGATGCTCCGCAACGCCTACCGCCGGGCCGGCATCGCACCCGCCCAGGTGGACTACATCGAGTGCCACGGCTCCGCGACACCTCTCGGCGACCCCATCGAGGCCAACGCCATCGGAGCCGTCCTGGGCGGCGACCGCAAGGACCCGTTGCTGCTCGGCTCCGTCAAGTCGAATGTCGGACACCTGGAAGCGGCCGCCGGCATCGTGGGTCTGGTCAAGCTCGCCCTGTCGATCCGCAACGGCGTCCTGCCGCCGAGCCTGCACTATGCCGCGCCCAACCCTCAGATCATGTTCGAGGAGTACAACCTCGCCGTCCAGGACCGGTTGACGCCATGGCCGCGGCGGTCCGACGCGCGCCGGGGCGGTGTCAGCTCGTTCGGTTTCGGCGGCGCGATCAGCCACGTCGTGGTGGAGGAACTGCCGCGCCCCGAGGGCGCGCTCGTCCTGCTGGCCGGGGACTCCCGGGAGGCGCTGGCCGAGCGGGCCGCGGCGCTGCGGGACGAGACCGATCTGCGTGCGGTCTGCCAACGGGCGCCCGGTGAGGGCGGGTTCAGGCTCGCGGTCACGGCGCGCTCCATGCCCGAGCTCAGGACCAAGCTGGATGCCTTCCATGCCGGCGCTCCGGCCGAAGGACTGAGCGTCGGCGAGCCCGCCGCGCGTGCGCCGCGCGTGGCGTTCCTGTTCTCGGGCAACGGCTCGCAGTGGGTGGGGATGGGCAGGCAGCTGCTCGCCGGCATGCCCGTGTTCCGCCGGTCGATGATGCGCTCCGACCGGCGGATGCGGGAGCTTGTGGGCTTCTCGCTCGTCGAGCAACTCCTCGCGCCCGACGGCCGCATCGACGACATGGACGTCTTCCAGCCGCTGCTGTTCTCCCTCCAGGTCGCGCTCGCCGACGCATGGCGCTCGCTGGGGGTGGAGCCGGACGTCGTCGTGGGGCAGAGCGTCGGCGAGTTCGCCGCCGCGCACATCGCCGGTGCGCTCGACTTCCAGGACGCGTCCCGGCTGGCCGCCCACCACGGCCGGCTCCTGCAGCACCTGGCCGTCGGACGCGGTGACGGCCTCGCCGTCATGGCCGGCGCCGACGTGACCGGGCAGTACCTCACCGAAGGCCTCACCCTGTCCGGCTACAACGGCCTCAACTCCACCCTCGTGACCGGCACTTCGCAGGACATCGACGATCTCGCACGGCACCTGACCGAGGACGGCGTCACCAGCCACCGGGTCCGGATGGGGCACGCGCCCCACTCACCCCTGATCGACCACGTCCTCGCCCCGCTCACGGCGGAGCTCGACGGCATCGTGCCGCGCACCACGCGCATCCCGATGATCTCGACGGTCACCGGCGAACGCGTGGACGGCGCGGAGCTCGGCCCCGGCTACTGGGCCGCCAACCTGCGCCAGGAGATCCACATGGTCGGCGCCCTGACGGCCCTGCGCGACCACGACATCGACGCGGTCGTCGAAATCAGCCCGCACCCCCTGCTCCTGAAGTCCGTCTCGGAGATCCTGCCGGCGGCCACCCTGCCCTCGCTGCGGCGCGGCGCCGACGAAGCGTCGACCCTGCTCGGGTCGCTCGGCGCGCTGTACGCCGCCGGGCTCTCCGTCACGCCCGCCCCCTTCCTCGCGGGAGACGGGGGACGGCACGTCGCCCCTGGCCGGGGCGGTGGTGCCACGGCCGAGGCGCGGCCGTACCTCGTGCCCGTCACGGCGCGTACGGCCGCCGCGCTCACCGACACCTGCCGCGAGCTGTCCAACCACGTCGAGCGCCACCCCGGGCTGCGGGTCAGCGACCTGTCCTACACGCTCGCGACCCGGCGCACCCACCACAACCACCGGATCGCGCTGTTCGCCCGCGACCGGCAGGACGTCCTGGACGGACTCGCCCGGATCGCCGCCGGCCAACCGCACCCCGACATCGTCACGGGTACGGTCACCGGCGGCGGCGACCGGCGGGTGGCGCTGGTGTTCTCCGGCGGCGGTACGCAGTGGGTCGGCATGGGACGCGAACTCATGGCCTCGCACGCCGGGTTCCGCGGGTGGATGAACGCCTGCGACGCGGCCGTGCGCGCCGCCGGCGGCTGCTCGGTGCTCGACGAGCTCGTGGCCCCGGCGGACCGGTCCAGGTTCGAGGAGATGGACTTCCAGCAGCCCGTGCTGTTCGCCTTGCAGGTGTCGCTGGCGAAGGTCTGGCTCGACCTGGGCATCGAGCCGGCCGCCGTCGTCGGGCACAGCCTGGGCGAGGTCGCGGCCGCATGTGTCGCGGGCGCGCTGTCGCTGGAGGACGCGGCGCGTGTCGTGGTCGCCCGGTCGCACCTGCTGGAGCGGAAGGCGGCCGCGGGCGCCATGATCTCGGTCGACCTGCCGGAGCACGAACTGCTGCCGCGGCTGGTCCCGTACGCGGAACACGCGGCGATCGCCGTGGTGAACAGCCCCACCAGTGCGGCGGTCTCCGGGTCGCCCGAGGCCGTCGCCGCGCTGGAGGCCGACCTCGAGCGGGACGGGATCTCCACCCGGCGGATCCGCGTCGAACGGCCGGTGCACAGCCCCGGCATGGACCCGCTGACCGAGCCGCTGCGCGCACGCATCGACGGGATCACCCCGCGGGCGAACACCATCGAGTTCCGTTCCACCGCGCTGGCCGACACGGTGAACCCGGTCGTGGACGTCGACTACTGGGTGCACAATCTGCGCAACCAGGTGCGGTTCGCCGAGACGATCGCCTCGCTGGTGGACGACGGTGTCGGCACGTTCATCGAGATCGGCCCGCACGAGACGCTGCGCGGCGCCGTCGAGGAGATCGCGCTGGCCCGCGGTGTGCAGGTGCACGCCGTCAACTCCCTGCGGCGCGACGAGAGCGACGTCCGCTGCCTGCTCGGCGCCGCCGCCTCGCTCTACGTCAGAGGCCTCCCGCTGACCTACGACTCCTTGTTCACCGACGACGTCGAGGTCGTGGAGACCCCGCTCGTGCCCTGGCAGAAGGACCGCTACTGGCTGGACACGGCGCCCCGCCCCCAGGCCCTTGCCTCAGCGCCCGCCGCCGAGCCCGCCGCCGAGCCCGTGGCGGCGACCGTGCGGCCGGCGGCGGCCGAGGCGGCGCCGGGCCGGCCGCTGGGTGACGTTGTCCTCGACGAGATCGCCGACGCCGTGGGCGTGCCGGCGAGCCAGTTCGGCCAGGGCACCCACCTGCGCGAGTTCGGCCTCGACTCGATGCTCGCGCTCCGCCTCGTCAACAGGCTGCAGTCGCTCTTCGGACACCGGGTGTCGCCCGTGGTGTTCCTGGACGGCCGCACCGTACCGGAGGTGGTCGGCCACATCGTCGAAACCATCGAAGGGCCGGCCGCGGCCCCGCCCGCTGCCGCAAAGGACCCCGCCCCCGCCCCCGTCCCCGCCGCGAAAGCGGCGCAGGTCCCGGGGCCCCGGGACTTCCTGGACGACCTGTCCGAGCTCGACGCCGAGGAACTGGTGGAGGAACTGGTCGCGCGCGGACTCCTCGATCCCGCCGACACCCCCGCGGCGCAACGGCTGCGCGCCGGCGGTCTCGGCCTCGCGGTGGCGCCGGCCTCGCACGGCCAGGCCTCGCTGTGGTTCATGCAGATGGTCGCGCCGGACGCCGTGCCCTACAACTTCATGGTGGCCGCCCGGATCCGGACCAAGGTGGACGAGACGGCGCTCGAGGACGCCGTACGCACCGTGATGGAGCGCCATCCGGCGCTGCGCACCCTGTTCGTGGAGGCGGGCGGCAGCCCGTACCAGGTCGTCCTCGACGAGCCGGTGTACGAGTTCGTCGTGGTGGACAGCGCGGACCTGGACGACGAAGAGGCCCGTGAGGAACTGGCCGAGTACGGACACCTGCCGCTCGACATGGACAACGGGCCGCTGGTCCGGGTGGTCCTGATGGCGCGCGGACCCGCCGACCACTACCTGCTGGTGCTCGTGCACCACATCGCCTCGGACGCCGCGTCCGCGGACGTGATGATCCGGGAGCTCCAGGAGTACTACGAGGGCGCCGACCCCGCGGACGGCGAACCGGTCTCCCCCTACACCGAGTTCGTCGAGTGGGAGCGCCAGTGGCTGGCCGGCCCCGCCGCCGACGCGGCGCTGCGGTGGTGGTCGCGCGAGCTGGCCGATCCGCCCGCCCGTGTCGAGCTGTCCTCCATGGAGCGCCCGCCGGGCGTCACGTACGAGGGCCGCGACCTGACCCTGCGCTGGAGCCGCGAAGAGACCCGGCTGCTACGGGAGTTCGCGGTACGCGAAGGCGTGTCGATCAGCAGTGTCGTCCTGGCCGGCTTCTTCGCCACGCTCAACCGGGCGGCCGGAGCCGAGGACTCCGTCCTCGCCACCGCCATCGCCCAGCGCGGCGAGCCCGGCTGGGAGTCCGCCATCGGCTACTACCTGAACACGGTCCTGGTGCGGGCGCATCCCGCGGGCGACCGGAGCTTCCGCGATCTGCTGCGCGAGGTCCACGCCTTCTCGCTGGGCCTGTTGGAGCACATGAACTACCCGCTCGACCTCCTGGCGTCCGCCCTGAAGCCACCGAGGGCCGAAGGGCGCTCTCCGTGGTTCGACGTGGTGGTGAACTGGCTGTCCTCGGACGCCTTCCCCCGGTCGGTGAAGCTCTTCCACGGCATAGGGGACACCATCGAGCCCGACGGCGCCCTCCCCCTCGAACCGCTTCAAGTGCGCAGGCACCTCGCCAAATTCGACCTGGAGATCTCGATGGCCGACATCGACGGCGAGGTGGTCGGCCACATCCAGTACAAACCGAGCTACCTGGAAAGGCAGACCGTGACGGACCTGCTCGCGCTCTACCGCACCGTGCTCTTCGACTCGATCGCCCGCCCCGACCTGGCACTTCAGGACGTCGCGCCGAGCATCCGCCCCCAGGGGGCGGACCAGTGA
- a CDS encoding cytochrome P450, which translates to MSTPALDPALHPALEPALHPAPDTVDLGDPGTFAGRGLDGFWRTLRDTAPVHWNGPADGRRGFWVLSRYDDIMATYRDNVNFTSERGNVLVTLLEGGDAGAGKMLAVTDGRRHHELRKILQRVLSPRVLDQVARTVRTNTRRLVREAVESGGCDFAEEIAGRIPMTTIANLLGVPGQDREFLLSLTRTALSTDDEGVDEVESEMARNELLMYFMDIVEERRAAPGDDVISMLLGSSIDGVPLSDEDVVLNCYSLIIGGDETSRLTMIDCVRTLARERVQWQRLKEGKVAIDTAVDEVLRWASPTMHFGRSVVHETELHGVRLRPGEIVTLWHASGNRDERAFERPGVFDLGRAPNKHLAFGYGPHFCVGSYLAKVEVSELLMALRDFTTGFEQTEEALRIRSNFLTGFSTLPVRFWPDPPGLKEVD; encoded by the coding sequence GTGAGCACTCCGGCACTTGACCCTGCTCTGCACCCGGCTCTGGAACCGGCACTCCACCCGGCACCGGACACCGTGGACCTGGGCGATCCCGGCACCTTCGCCGGCCGCGGCCTCGACGGGTTCTGGCGCACGCTGCGCGACACCGCCCCGGTGCACTGGAACGGCCCGGCCGACGGGCGCCGGGGGTTTTGGGTGCTCTCCCGCTACGACGACATCATGGCCACCTACCGGGACAACGTGAACTTCACGTCCGAGCGCGGCAATGTGCTGGTCACCCTGCTGGAGGGCGGCGATGCCGGCGCGGGCAAGATGCTGGCCGTCACCGACGGGCGGCGCCACCACGAGTTGCGCAAGATCCTTCAGCGGGTGCTCTCGCCGAGGGTCCTCGATCAGGTCGCCCGTACGGTACGGACCAACACCCGCCGCCTGGTGCGCGAGGCCGTCGAGTCCGGCGGCTGCGACTTCGCCGAGGAGATCGCCGGCCGGATCCCGATGACCACGATCGCGAACCTGCTCGGCGTGCCCGGACAGGACCGGGAGTTCCTGCTCTCGCTGACCAGGACGGCGCTGTCGACGGACGACGAGGGCGTCGACGAGGTCGAGTCCGAGATGGCCCGCAACGAGCTCCTGATGTACTTCATGGACATCGTCGAGGAGCGGCGCGCGGCCCCCGGCGACGACGTCATCAGCATGCTCCTCGGCAGCTCCATCGACGGTGTCCCGCTGTCCGACGAGGACGTCGTGCTCAACTGCTACAGCCTGATCATCGGGGGCGACGAGACCAGCAGGCTCACGATGATCGACTGCGTGCGCACGCTCGCGCGGGAGCGCGTGCAGTGGCAGCGGCTCAAGGAAGGGAAGGTGGCGATCGACACGGCGGTGGACGAGGTGCTGCGCTGGGCCTCGCCCACGATGCACTTCGGGCGCAGCGTCGTCCACGAGACCGAACTGCACGGGGTACGGCTGCGGCCCGGCGAGATCGTCACGCTCTGGCACGCGTCCGGCAACCGGGACGAGCGCGCCTTCGAGCGGCCCGGGGTGTTCGACCTCGGCCGCGCCCCCAACAAGCATCTGGCCTTCGGCTACGGCCCGCACTTCTGCGTCGGCTCCTACCTGGCCAAGGTGGAGGTCTCCGAACTCCTCATGGCACTGCGGGACTTCACCACCGGCTTCGAGCAGACCGAGGAGGCGCTGCGCATCCGGTCGAACTTCCTGACCGGGTTCTCCACGCTGCCCGTGCGGTTCTGGCCCGATCCCCCTGGACTGAAAGAGGTCGATTGA
- a CDS encoding non-ribosomal peptide synthetase, translating into MSDTLHAAFVEQAVKNPDAPAVYSDAGVLTYDELNERSRALAERLVADGAGPGVPVGICVERTPDLVVGILAILRTGACYLPLDPNYPSERLAFMVRDSGTRMLLTTPASRAGCPAGPTVVVLGETVTTEPGERPVPVVPDDTAYIIYTSGSTGRPKGVALHHPGCVAMLAEMDRLFEGRDLSGVSAASSVCFDMSVMEIFAALCRGGAVVLVESAVHLPDSRYADRITHLNVVPSVMNSLLDAGSLPPNVRTVVFGGEPLRRKLVDRAYRETGADRVYNAYGPTEGTVFCSVELVPEDESDEPTIGPPSPGVRAYVLDENLRQLPAGVSGELYIGGVGLAHGYVNRPRTTAERFVPDPFLDGERMYRTGDVVAFTEDGALRFGGRADHQVKLRGFRIELEEVEARLTGCPEVREAAAAVRGGRLIGYVVPEGDARERVWSDAALQSAITGRLSTQLPDHMVPATVVFLAALPLAPGGKLDRSALPEPPAPASSGGPMAAPSTATEIALAEIWGELLDLEPAGIDVHAAFYDLGGDSLLLIRLARLMTRRFDRRVRVPDLFSFRDISSLAGWLDDDSGAAREAVTSARLRAGTRRAALRGRAAPSGR; encoded by the coding sequence GTGAGCGACACCCTGCACGCCGCCTTCGTCGAGCAGGCGGTCAAGAATCCCGACGCGCCCGCGGTCTACTCCGACGCCGGCGTCCTGACCTACGACGAACTGAACGAGCGGTCCCGCGCGCTGGCCGAACGGCTCGTCGCCGACGGCGCCGGCCCCGGAGTGCCGGTCGGCATCTGTGTCGAGCGCACCCCCGACCTGGTCGTCGGCATCCTGGCCATCCTGCGGACCGGCGCCTGCTATCTGCCCCTGGACCCCAACTACCCTTCCGAGCGGCTGGCGTTCATGGTCCGCGACAGCGGGACCCGGATGCTGCTGACCACACCCGCGTCCCGGGCCGGCTGCCCCGCCGGGCCGACCGTGGTCGTCCTGGGCGAGACCGTGACGACGGAGCCCGGCGAGCGGCCCGTGCCGGTCGTGCCCGATGACACCGCCTACATCATCTACACGTCGGGATCCACCGGCCGGCCCAAGGGCGTGGCCCTCCACCATCCCGGCTGCGTGGCCATGCTGGCCGAGATGGACCGTCTCTTCGAGGGACGCGACCTGAGCGGTGTCTCGGCGGCGAGTTCGGTCTGCTTCGACATGTCCGTGATGGAGATCTTCGCCGCACTGTGCCGCGGCGGCGCCGTCGTGCTCGTGGAGAGCGCCGTCCACCTGCCGGACAGCCGGTACGCCGACAGGATCACCCACCTCAACGTCGTCCCGTCCGTGATGAACAGCCTGCTCGACGCGGGCTCGCTGCCACCGAACGTGCGTACCGTGGTGTTCGGGGGCGAACCCCTGCGGCGCAAGCTCGTGGACCGGGCCTACCGGGAGACCGGCGCCGATCGCGTCTACAACGCGTACGGCCCCACCGAGGGGACCGTGTTCTGCTCGGTCGAGCTGGTGCCCGAGGACGAGAGCGATGAGCCCACCATCGGCCCGCCGTCGCCCGGCGTCCGCGCCTACGTGCTCGACGAGAACCTGCGGCAGCTGCCGGCCGGCGTGAGCGGCGAGCTGTACATCGGCGGCGTCGGCCTCGCCCACGGATACGTCAACCGGCCGCGCACCACGGCCGAACGGTTCGTGCCGGACCCGTTCCTCGACGGCGAACGCATGTATCGCACCGGTGACGTCGTCGCGTTCACCGAGGACGGCGCGCTCCGGTTCGGCGGCCGCGCCGACCACCAGGTCAAGCTGCGCGGGTTCCGCATCGAGCTGGAAGAGGTCGAGGCCCGGCTGACCGGCTGCCCCGAGGTCCGCGAGGCGGCCGCCGCCGTACGGGGCGGCAGGCTCATCGGGTACGTGGTGCCGGAGGGCGACGCCCGCGAGAGGGTCTGGTCGGACGCCGCTCTCCAGTCCGCGATCACCGGCAGGCTCTCCACCCAGCTGCCCGACCACATGGTGCCGGCAACGGTCGTGTTCCTTGCGGCACTTCCGCTGGCGCCGGGCGGCAAACTCGATCGCTCCGCGCTGCCGGAGCCCCCCGCCCCGGCGTCGTCCGGCGGGCCCATGGCGGCTCCGAGCACCGCGACCGAGATCGCGCTCGCCGAGATCTGGGGCGAACTGCTCGACCTGGAACCGGCGGGCATCGACGTCCATGCCGCCTTCTACGACCTCGGCGGTGACTCGCTGCTGCTGATCCGGCTGGCCCGGCTGATGACCAGGCGGTTCGACCGTCGCGTCCGGGTGCCCGATCTGTTCAGTTTCCGCGACATCTCCTCCCTCGCCGGCTGGCTCGACGACGACAGCGGCGCGGCACGCGAGGCCGTCACGTCGGCCCGTCTGCGCGCCGGCACCCGCCGCGCGGCGCTCCGTGGCCGCGCCGCGCCATCCGGCCGCTGA